CGGGAACAACCAATCTCAGCGGGTATTATCGCGTCCGCATGCATGAATACTGGCTGCGACCCTCCCTGCGTTTCGATTTGCTGCCGCATCTGCACGTGAGCCTGGCCGGCGCGGTGAAATACACCGACACCGCGGCACAGGAGAATACTTTTGTCCGGCAGACCCGGCCTTACGGCGTGGCCATCAACGGCCTGGCAGAGTTGAGCAGCGGGCTGGAGCTGGAGTTGCGCGACCAGCCGGTGGCCACCAGCCGCGGGCTTTATGCCAGCAGCCGTGTGGCATACGTGCCCGCTGTTTTCGACAACCCCCGCGCCTTCACCAAAGGCGCAGCGGAGCTGCGGCTTTACTATTCCCCTGTCAAGCGTTTAACGCTGGCAACGCGCGGCGCCGGCGAAAAAATTTGGGGCAGGGCATATCCTTATTACGAAGCGGCATTTGCCGGCGGCAATGTCTCGCTGCGCGGGTTCCGGCGGGAACGCTTTGCTGGCGACGCTGCCGCCATTGGCAACGCGGAATTGCGCGCCCATCTCGTGCGCACCAAAGTCGTCTTCCCCATGGATTTTGGCCTCTTTGTTTTCGGTGATGCCGGCCGCGTGTGGTTCGAATCCCAAAGCCCGGGCGGCTGGCACACCAGCCTGGGCGGCGGTTTGTGGCTGGCACCGATCTATCGCAGGTTCACGTTTTCAATTGGAGTGGGGAGCTCCGCGGAAGGGAAACAGCTCACGGCTGGCGGTGGCTTCATGTTTTGAATCTGCAGGTCGCTTCATTTCACACTTAACCTCAACAAAGACAGAATGGCTGGCCATGACAAGGGATTAAACCTTGACTCTGACGCGGCTTCTTTTATATTAGTGCGCTGTCGTTCAGCAAACGTCGAGCCAAGAATTAATGGACTGCAACAATTCCGGGTCTCATGTCGATCTCCATTGCAGAAACACGGCATCTGGCCAAGCTTGCCAAGCTCAGTTTTAGTGAAGAGGAGCTGGCCCGCCTCGCCCGTGAATTGGAGGCCATTGTCGGTTATGTGCAACAGCTCGAGGAACTCGACGTGGAGCACGTGCCGGCCACTGCACATGTGCTCGACCGCTGCAACGTCTTTCGTGAAGATTGCGTGGCGCAGGACAACTCGGCGGAGGAGATTCTGCAAAACGCACCCGCACGCAAGCTTGGCTATTTTTCCGTGCCCAAGGTGATCGGCTAATACCTGGCCCTCACCATCAACGCCTGCCGCTTCCTCCCGCGTGGCATTGCGAGCAACACCGGCCAGTGACGCCGGCACGAGGTTTTGGCTGCCGCGTCGATGCCGCAACCCAAGATTCCGGTGAGAGACGGCAGGCAACGACAACCGGCGGCGGGCGCTGATGAGTTTGCCTGGATCCGACCAACACGAACTGCAACGCATTGATCCTGACCGGGTATGATCATGAATGTTCTCGGAGTGATTCCGGCGCGTTATGCTTCCACCCGCTTTCCCGGCAAGCCCCTGGCGCGCCTGCTGGACCGTCCGATGATTCAGTGGGTGTATGAGCGCGCCAGCCAAGCCGTGACCCTGAGTGAGCTGTGGGTGGCGACGGATGATCATCGCATTGCCGCGGCGGTGGAGGGCTTCGGCGGCCGCGTGACCATGACGCGCGAGGATCATCCCAGCGGCAGTGACCGCATCGCCGAGGTCGCCGCCCGCATGGACCCCCTCCCGGACCTGGTGGTGAACATTCAGGGCGACGAACCGCTCATCGATCCGCGCGCCATCGATCTGGCAGTGAGCGTGGTGTTGCGCGATGCCAATGCCGAATTCAGCACCCTGGCCTGTGCCATTACGCGGCCCGCGGAGCTGCAGGATCCCAACGTCGTCAAGATCGCGCTGGCGCAGGATCATACCGCGCTTTACTTCTCCCGCTCCCCCATCCCCTACTGCCGCGACTGCCGCTCCGGCCGGGAGTGGCTGGAGCATTACCAGTATTTGAAACACATCGGGGTTTATGTTTTCCGGCGGGAGCTGTTGCTGAAGTTTGTCAAATGGCCGCCCGGCCATCTCGAGCGGGTGGAGCGCCTGGAGCAACTGCGCCTGCTTGAGCGCGGCGTCAAGATTCACGTGGCGCGCACCGAATATGACGGAAGGAGTGTCGATACGCCGGAAGATCTCGAGGCCTTGACGCGCGAGTTATCGACCAAAAGCCGTTGAACCCATCGCATTTTCAACCAGGAAAGAAAACTTGATTCCCAACAAGAACACCAAGTACCTGTTCATCACCGGCGGCGTGGTTTCGGCTTTGGGGAAAGGTGTGGCTTCGGCAGCCATTGGCGTGTTGCTCAAGGCGCGCGGACTCAAGGTGAACATGCTCAAACTGGATCCCTACATCAACATCGATCCCGGCACCATGAGCCCGTACCAACACGGCGAGGTTTTTGTCACCAATGATGGCGCGGAAACCGATCTCGACCTGGGCCATTATGAGCGCTTCATCGATGTCGACATGTCACGCCGGAACAATGCCACCACCGGCCAAATCTATTACACCGTCATCACCAAGGAACGCCACGGCGATTATCTCGGCAACACGGTGCAGGTGATTCCCCACATCACCGATGAAATCAAGCGCCGCATCATCGACCTGGGCCGCGACAACGGCATGTCCGACGTCGTCATCACCGAAGTGGGCGGCACCGTCGGTGACATCGAGAGTCTGCCGTTTCTGGAGACCATCCGGCAGCTCCGCCTGGAGGTCGGCGTCGAAAACTGTGTCACCATCCACCTGACCCTGGTGCCCTACATCCGTGCCTCCGGCGAATTGAAGACCAAGCCCACGCAGCATTCGGTGATGAAGCTGCGCGAGATCGGCATCCAACCGGACATTCTGCTCTGCCGCGTCGAAGGGCATCTCGCGCTGGAGCTGCGCAGGAAAATCGGCCTGTTTTGCAACGTGCCGGCGGAATGTGTCATCGAGGCGCGCGATGTCGCTTCGATTTATGAAATCCCGCTGATTTTCGAGGAGCAGGGGCTGGGCACGCTCATCACGCAACGGCTCAATCTGCAGGACGATGCTGCCGGCCGGCGCCGCGCAGTGGACCTGGAAGCCTGGCGCAACCTGGTGCACAAAATCAAGCATCCCCGCCACACCGTCAACATTGCCATGTGTGGCAAGTATATCGGCCTGAAGGATTCCTACAAAAGCATCGTCGAGGCCTTTGTGCCTGCCGGCGTCGCCAACGACGCCCACGTCGAGCTGCACTGGATCGACACCGAGCAGGTGGAGCAGAGCGGCATCCCGGCGAGTTTCGCCGGCATGCACGGCATGGTGGTCTGCCCGGGCTTCGGCAGCCGGGGCGTGGAGGGCAAGATCAAGATGATTCAGGCGTGCCGCGAGCGCAAAATGCCGTTTTTGGGCATCTGCCTGGGGCTGCAATGCGCGGTGATCGAGTTCGCCCGTCATGTCTGCGGCCTGCCCGACGCCAACAGCACCGAATTCGACGAGCACACCCCCACCCCGGTGATCGACAAGATGGAAACCCAGGTCAACGTCAAGCAGATGGGCGGCACCATGCGGCTGGGAGCCTATCGCTGCGAGTTGAAGCCCGGCAGCCGCGCCTATCAAGCCTATCAAACCGGCATGGTTCACGAGCGGCACCGCCACCGCTGGGAGGTCAACAACCGCTACCTGCCGCAGTTGCTCGAGCACGGCCTGCAGGTCAGCGGGGTGAATCCCGACACCAAGCTGGTCGAGATCATGGAACTGGAGGGCCATCCCTGGTTCGTCGGGGTGCAGTTCCATCCGGAGCTGCGCTCGCGCGCGCTGCATCCGCACCCGCTGTTTCGTGATTTTGTCGCTGCGGCACTGAAGTTTGCGGGGAAGTGAAAACCAGGCAGCCCGGCAGCCAACCACCGGCTTTCTGTTGTAAGCTTCCCGGCAACACCTGGAGGAGGCCTGATGTTGAATGCCAGCGAGGTTCTCGAGTTTTTGCGCCAGCATCGCCAGATACTCAGAACCGATTTGGGCATCGTCAAGCTGGGGCTTATCGGCTCCTTTGCCCGAGGTGAACAAACCGGGAAAAGCGATATCGACCTGCTGGTCGAATTCGAACCCGGTACTGACGATCTTTTTGACAAAAAAATGAGGTTGCGTGATTCATTGCAAACCTCTTTCCACCGGGAAGTCGATATCTGTCGGGAAAAATATGTGAAGCCTCATCTCAAAATCCGCCTTTTGAAAGAGGCGATTTATGTCTGGGAATGACAAATTGAATGTACTGACGATGCTGGAAGCGATTGCAAAAATCAACAGATATTCCTCCGGCTACCGCAATGCTGATGATTTCCACAAAAACGAACGTGATTTCGAGGCTTGCATGATGAATTTCATCATCATCGGAGAAATGGTCGCCAGACTCTCTGATGAATTCATCACGAAAAATCCCCAATCGGCTGGCTCAGAATTCGCGGTTTGAGAAACATCGTTGCGCACAACTATTTTGGCATAGATGCAGAAGAAGTGTGGCAGATTATTCAAACCCAGTTGCCAAAACTGGAAAACGATCTTCGCACGATTCTGCAAAACTTTCAATGAAATCCGCGGGGAAAGGCATGCTCCCTGGCAATCCCATGCCGCTGAAGGCAAAGTCTTGCAAGCCATCGAGGTCCATTGGCGTGCAGTTCCATCCGGAGCTGCGCTCGCGCGCGCTGCATCCGCACCCGCTGTTTCATGATTTTGTCGCTGCGGCACGGAAGTTTGCGGGGAAGTGAAAACCAGGCGGCGCCGGGGCGGTGAGCACCGCCACCCGGCACAGGGTATCCGCCGGCATGGTCATGCGAAAGCCCGGGGCAACGCCCTCAAAATGGGTTCACAGGAGGATCACCCCCTCATGACTCGCACCATCGAAATTGGAAAAATCAAAGTCGGCGGGGAGCACCCACTGGTGCTGATCTGCGGGCCGTGCGTCATCGAGGACGAAAAAACGATGATGACGGCCGCCGAGCGCATCTGCAACATCGCGGCCAGGGTCGGCCTGCCGTTGATTTTCAAATCTTCCTATCTCAAAGACAATCGCTCCTCCGAGCTGAGCTATCAAGGCCCGGGGTTGCGCGCCGGGCTGGCGCTGCTGCGCCGCATCAAGGAGGCGTTTCAGGTGCCCGTGCTGTCCGACATTCATGATGCGCATGAGGCCGCAGCCTGTGCCGAGGTGCTGGATGTGATTCAGATTCCGGCGTATCTCTGCATGCAGACCACGCTCACCCTGGCGGTTGCGAAAACCGGCCGAGTGGTCAACGTCAAGAAGGGCCAGTTTCTCCATCCGGCGGATTTGCGCAACGTCATCGGCAAGATCGAGCGCGCCGGCAACCACAACATCATTCTGACCGAACGCGGTGCCTGCCACGGCTATCACGATCTGGTGGTCGACATGCGCGCGCTGGTGATCCTGCGCGAGCTCGGCTACCCGGTGATGTTCGACCCCACGCATGCCGTGCGGGTTTACGGTCTGCCGTCTTCGGACCCGGCGGGTGGCAGGCCGCAATTCGTGCCGGCCTTGACGCGCGCCGCACTGGCAGCCGGCTGTGACGCCCTGTTCCTTGAAGCCCATCCCAATCCCGCGGAAGCGAAATGCGATGCCGCCAGCCAGTGGCCGATCGCCAAGCTGGAGGACCTGCTGGTGCAGGCCAAGGCCATCGCAGACCTGACCCGAAAGTTTTGGTGAGACAGAAACCGCG
This genomic window from candidate division KSB1 bacterium contains:
- the gatC gene encoding Asp-tRNA(Asn)/Glu-tRNA(Gln) amidotransferase subunit GatC, whose amino-acid sequence is MSISIAETRHLAKLAKLSFSEEELARLARELEAIVGYVQQLEELDVEHVPATAHVLDRCNVFREDCVAQDNSAEEILQNAPARKLGYFSVPKVIG
- the kdsB gene encoding 3-deoxy-manno-octulosonate cytidylyltransferase; translated protein: MNVLGVIPARYASTRFPGKPLARLLDRPMIQWVYERASQAVTLSELWVATDDHRIAAAVEGFGGRVTMTREDHPSGSDRIAEVAARMDPLPDLVVNIQGDEPLIDPRAIDLAVSVVLRDANAEFSTLACAITRPAELQDPNVVKIALAQDHTALYFSRSPIPYCRDCRSGREWLEHYQYLKHIGVYVFRRELLLKFVKWPPGHLERVERLEQLRLLERGVKIHVARTEYDGRSVDTPEDLEALTRELSTKSR
- a CDS encoding CTP synthase, which produces MIPNKNTKYLFITGGVVSALGKGVASAAIGVLLKARGLKVNMLKLDPYINIDPGTMSPYQHGEVFVTNDGAETDLDLGHYERFIDVDMSRRNNATTGQIYYTVITKERHGDYLGNTVQVIPHITDEIKRRIIDLGRDNGMSDVVITEVGGTVGDIESLPFLETIRQLRLEVGVENCVTIHLTLVPYIRASGELKTKPTQHSVMKLREIGIQPDILLCRVEGHLALELRRKIGLFCNVPAECVIEARDVASIYEIPLIFEEQGLGTLITQRLNLQDDAAGRRRAVDLEAWRNLVHKIKHPRHTVNIAMCGKYIGLKDSYKSIVEAFVPAGVANDAHVELHWIDTEQVEQSGIPASFAGMHGMVVCPGFGSRGVEGKIKMIQACRERKMPFLGICLGLQCAVIEFARHVCGLPDANSTEFDEHTPTPVIDKMETQVNVKQMGGTMRLGAYRCELKPGSRAYQAYQTGMVHERHRHRWEVNNRYLPQLLEHGLQVSGVNPDTKLVEIMELEGHPWFVGVQFHPELRSRALHPHPLFRDFVAAALKFAGK
- a CDS encoding nucleotidyltransferase family protein translates to MLNASEVLEFLRQHRQILRTDLGIVKLGLIGSFARGEQTGKSDIDLLVEFEPGTDDLFDKKMRLRDSLQTSFHREVDICREKYVKPHLKIRLLKEAIYVWE
- a CDS encoding DUF86 domain-containing protein gives rise to the protein MNVLTMLEAIAKINRYSSGYRNADDFHKNERDFEACMMNFIIIGEMVARLSDEFITKNPQSAGSEFAV
- the kdsA gene encoding 3-deoxy-8-phosphooctulonate synthase, which gives rise to MTRTIEIGKIKVGGEHPLVLICGPCVIEDEKTMMTAAERICNIAARVGLPLIFKSSYLKDNRSSELSYQGPGLRAGLALLRRIKEAFQVPVLSDIHDAHEAAACAEVLDVIQIPAYLCMQTTLTLAVAKTGRVVNVKKGQFLHPADLRNVIGKIERAGNHNIILTERGACHGYHDLVVDMRALVILRELGYPVMFDPTHAVRVYGLPSSDPAGGRPQFVPALTRAALAAGCDALFLEAHPNPAEAKCDAASQWPIAKLEDLLVQAKAIADLTRKFW